The Leptospira langatensis genomic sequence ATAGTACGAATACCGTAATCTGTCCTTGGTGGACCCAGGTCCTAAGTTGATCCAAGTTCCTTGCACCATAGTTACCAAGATATACCCAGATCGGAACGGAGATGGCTGCCGCAAATGCATCTAAGAGTAAAAAGCGGAAGAAAGAAATCCGATCCGAAGTACCTGCGGTCAGATAGATCGGCATGCGAAGTCCCGGCATGAAGCGCGCCATGAATACAACCCAGTTCCCATACTGTGAAAATCTTTCTTGGACCTTGGAAAATCGTTCCGGTGTTAAATACTTTGCTACAAAGGGAAGTTTCAGTACCTTCTCTCCGAAGATCCTTCCGAGTAAGAAAACAGAACCGTCTCCTGCGAGTACTCCTGCCATTCCTACTGCGAACATTACATGTTCGTTTGCGTATCCTAGTCCTGCCAGAACGCCTCCAGAAACCAAGGAAATATCTTCCGGTATGGGGAGTCCGAAGCCGCAGAGAAGTAGGGTAAAAAAGACCGCTAGATAAGCGAACTCATGACCGAACTTGGAAAAGAAATTTACTAAATCCGCAATATTGACTAGATCCATTCGTATTTAAAACTTAGCCTCGGAGAATTCCACCAGTGAATCTTTTCTACTGCAATTGGGAATCGAAAAAAGGGATCCGACTGGGTTTCAGATTAGAATCCGCGGCTTTTATTTTCTTCCTATATTCTTCGTATTTAGTTTGGCTTGCTTCCGACTGATTTTAATTCCATATTGGTAATCCGTGCAAAGAGATAGGAATCAGATCATTCAGGCAGAAAATTCTTTACTCGCATCCTATGCGGTACGTCAGGACGAGACCGGTGCTCGGGTCTATCCCGAGGAGGAGCATCCGTATCGGATCCCTCTGCAAAGGGACCGGGATAGAGTAGTTCATTCCAGTGCATTCAAACGATTGCAATATAAGACGCAGGTTTTTGTTTATTCCGTCGGAGAGAATTACAGAAATCGACTCACTCATACTCTAGAAGTAGCTGGAATTTCGAGGACCATGGCAACCGCTCTCGGATTGAATTCCCTTCTTGCAGAAACGATCGCTTTGGCTCACGATCTGGGCCACACTCCCTTCGGTCATGCTGGTCAGGATATGCTCTCCGACCTAATGAAGGACTTCGGAGGATTCGAGCATAATAAGCAGTCATTACGGATCGTTACCATTTTAGAAACACGTTATCCGTCCTTTCCTGGATTGAATCTATGCGAAGAGACCATCAAAGGAATGATGAAGCATGGGGCTGAATATTCCGGATCGAATTTAGGCCAAAAAAGAAAAGAAGAAGGTCCTACGCTGGAAGCGCAATGTGCGGATGTGGCCGACGAGATCGCATACACCAGCCATGATATAGACGACGGCTTGGAAATGGGTTATTTGAAATTAGGGGAACTCAAGGATCTGTCCCTTTGGTCGGATGCTGTCCGTAAGATCAAAGAAGAATACCCGGATCTAAGTGAAAAGGTATTCATTCGGTCGGTAATCCGAGAACTTACGAACGGAATGGTTTCCAATATGATCCGCACGATAGAATCCCGCATTCATGATTGGAAGATCTCCACCAGGGAAGATCTTAACCTCCATTACCAAGAAGGAAAGAGGATCGCCACCTACGAACCGGAATACGGGGAGAAAGTCAGGGAGCTAAAGTCTTTCTTATACAAGACATTGTACAGACATCCTTCCGTGGTTGTGACGAGCGATAGGGGAAGAGACATTATAGAATCCTTATTCTTTCATTTTAGAAAACAGCCTGAATCCATTCCGGAAACATATAGGCAAAGAATTGGAAGCGAGGGTTTAGAACGATGCGTTTGCGATTTTGTGGCCGGAATGACCGATCGATACGCAGAGGAAATAGCTCATAGCATCGGATTTAAGACCCAGATACATTAAGGGTCTTAAGGCTTTTGTCAGATCTGCATTTCCCAGTTTGTTCCCGTCGATTCGGAACCTAAGGGAGATCGATTTCATTGTATAGATCGAATTACTTCCGTTAAGGCTAGGATCAGATCGTCTACTTCTTCTTCCGTTGTGAATAGTCCGGTGGAGATCCGAATGGCGCGTAACGCTTCTTCTTTCGTATAACCCATGGCGAGCAGGGAAGGCGCTGCTTCTCTGGATCTGGACTTGCAGGAAGAACCTGTGGACAATGCGAATCCTTTTTCTTCCATTCCCATCATGAAGAAGTCCAGATCGTCAAATGGCAAAAGAGCAAACGTAGTGGAATGCAATCTGGGAGAAGACTCAGCGACTATCTTGGCTCCCAGGCTATTCAGACAGTTCTCTATCTTCTCTTGGAATTTTTGCAAACGTAGATCCTTCTTATCCATTTCTTGGAATTGGATCCGGGCTGCTTCGGAGAGTGCGAGTATTGCCGGTGAGTTTTCTGTTCCGGCTCTATGGCCATTCTCCTGATTTCCGCCCTGGAAGAGGCCTCCTTCCTTTAAGAACTTCGGTCGGAACCATAGAACGGAGGAGCCGAGCCCTGCTCCAATTTTATGCCCGGAGAATGTGAATCCATCTAACAGAGAGAAGGGGACTCGGATCTTCCCGAAGGATTGGATGATGTCGGAGAAGAAGGGGACCTTGTATTTCGCGCAAAGTTCGGAGATCTTTTCTATCGGCTGGAGGACTCCCGTTTCATTCCCCGCATGGATGATACATACTGGACCGGGAGCCTCTTGTAAGAAAGAATCCAGTTGAGTGAGAGAGATTAGGCCTGACTTATCCGTTTGCAGGACTTGCACTGGGATCTTTGCGCTTTCAAATGCGGAATACATTGAAGAATGCTCGAAAGGAGAAAGATACACGATCTCAGGGTGTATGGTTTTGATAAAATATGCCAAAGAATAATTGGCTTCGGTCCCGGAGGAAACGAAAACGAACCCTTTCGGGTCGCAACCGGTAAGAGAGCTTAAGGATTTTCTAGCTTCCTCTATCCTTCCTTGCCTGGCCAAGGAAAATCGAGTCGGTCCGGAAGGATTGAAGAAGTCCTCCTCATATTCCGAGAACACTTTTGTAAGTAGGCCTGGAAGCGGAGGATGAGTAGCGTTATAGTCGAAATACTTAATTCTTTTCATCGAAAATGTCGTCGGCTTCTTCGTATCTGCCTTTTCGACGAAGTACATACTGCAATAGTTTCTTTTTATCCTCGATTAAGTCTTCGTACCCGGACTTATCGCTTCGATAATTCGGATCTATGGTATAGACCTCGGTGTCGAGCGCATCTAGTTCCTTCAATGCTTGGTCGAAATTGGATTCGAATAGTAGACAACGAACTCTCATGAGCTTGGCCTGGAATCTGGTCCCAAGATCTGTGAGTTGGGACCTATAAACCGACTCGAACATTTCTCCCGACTTCTTGCGGTAGTTTGAATCCCTGTCCCCTAGTCTATAATACAAAAAGGCGGCCCGATTTAGATTGGAGTAGAATGCCTTATTCCCTTCTTCGTCAGAGGTGTCACAAGGGATCATCGCGATCGCACTCGGTCCCCAGTATTTCGCTTCTGCAGGAACGGTTCTCTTCGAACAAGAGAAGTACAATACTCTGGTATACAAGGAAACGGATTCTTCCGGAGAAAGGGAGGTCCCTTTGCCGCTCATTCGTAGCTGCAATAGTTCTAATGTCTTTAGAAGGAGCCTTTTGTATTGGTTCGTAGTAAGCTTCGTGGTCTCCGGATAATCGGAAGAAAAGATGATCGGCTCCGATTCCGATCCTGCGATCTTCTTCCAGATCAGGATCTCTTTCGGAAGATCGTCCGCGCTTTGGGTTTCTTCGTCTGCCTTGCAACTGAGATGAAAGAAGTTTAGGATCCTTTTCCACCACGGAATGACCGGAGCGGTTGTCTCTTTGATCTTTTCGAAGACTAGTTCCTCGATCTTGATGATGGATTGAAAATGGGAAAGGATCGCTTCTTCCGGACGACAAGTCGCAAAAGAGGTGATCTTGATCTTCTCTAACAGGCTTTTGCCCGCGATCTCCGGTTTATCCTTTCCTAAAGAGGCTCTTTCATTCGGAAAATTATATCCGTCGAAAGGATTGTAGTTCAGAGCTCTTTTATAATAATCCAAGGCTTCCAAAGGAATCTGATGGAATTCATCCCAGTACTCGAATGGATCGATCGGTTTTTCACCTGTGGAGAATTTTGTAGCACTCGGATCGGATAATCTCTCTATGGTCCAACCTTGGTGCTTGGCTTCCATCCAACTTGGGATGCGAAAAATATCATCCAATCCTTCTTTTCCCAAATTATATGCCCTGGAACAGGCTCTTGCCATCTGGTCCGTTCTGAGATAATGTTCTACCTGTCTAAATTCTACTTTTTCAGAGAGAAGATCGTCTCCTTTCGCTTTCAGTTTTTCGGAGAGGGAAGGATTTAGTTCGGGAGGCTCCAACCAAAGTGCGAAGGAACGTAAGAATTCGAATCTGCGGGGATAGATATAAATGGCGGCGAGGATCCAAATCAGTAAAAGGGATAAGAAGAGTTTTTTCTTTTCTCTTAGAATGCTGAACAATTTCTTTCCTTAGGCCTCAGGAAAATTCGTTAGACGAACCTGAGCCCTCACTCAGAGTGAGCGAGTGGAGATTTCGCTCTCTTTGATTCCAAACCCTATACAAGTCCGGGGATTATGAAACACGCAAGCATTATTCCAATTCTTCTGGTATCGACTCTAAGTATCGGTCCGCTCTTTGCTTCTCCCCTGGATCCAGGATCTATTCTTGTTTGTAGGGATATGGATTCGAACGGAAAGGCCAGATCTGTTTGGCCTGCGTTCTTTTATTCCCTTGGACTGGAAAGTATGAACAAGGCCCGACTCTCCGAAGGAAGAGAAAGAGCGGAATTGATCGCCGAATCCATTCGGAACTATGAAAAATATCTAAAATGCTCCGAATCCTTGGGCGTTCCTGTTTCTGCGGTTTCCCGTTGGAACAAGGCATTGGCACATTATTATATCGGACAATGGAAGGATGCCATTCTGGAGTCGGAACTCGCCGAAAAAGCGGACCCGAACTTTAAGGAATCCTATGTTCTAAAAGGGACCATTCTTCTGAACGGAGGAGAATACGATAAGGCGGCTTCTTATCTGGAAGCGAACCTGAGTAAATTCTCGGACGATCCGGATATCTATTACTTGCTGAGTTCTGCGGAGCTCGCTCTTAAGAATGACGCAAAATCGATCCTGTATTTGAGCTCTCTTAGGGATCTGATCAAACAAAAGGATTCAAATCCGAAATATCCTGAATTCGTGTATTTGTCCTTAGGAAAGACATATTTCAATCTGGGCCAAAATACAAAGGCACTCTTCTATATTTCTGGGTATCTGGAGATGAGACCGGAGAATTGGGAAGTCCGTTTTCTTCTCGCGAGGATCTTTGACCAGCTAGGAAAATTCGCCCAGGCAAAGAGACAATTGCAAAGGATCCTGCAAGAGATCCAAGGCAATTCTTCCGTAGAACTAATGCTCGGGGAAATGTATTTTATTGAAAGTCGGTCCATGGCAACTGGATACTTCGATGAATTGAAGAAGAAAGGAAAGTTGTTCAAGGATGGAGTGCTTTTCGGTCTCTATTCAGTCCTGAACTCGAATTATACGGAAGCAAGACGCATCCTTTTTCCCATGAAGGAAAAATCCCCGAGAAGACTTTCCGTTCGTTTGGGGATTCTGGAGATCCTGAAAAGGGACCCAAATATTAGTAAAAAAGAATATACTAAAGAACTAGTAGAAGTGGCCGAGATCGCGCTTCAATCCCAACTGCTCAATCTTTCCGAAACGCTCCTTTTGGAGGCGATCCAGATCACCGCTAAGGAAGGAAAGGATAAGGCACTTCTCGCGGAAGAATATGATTTTCTCGCAAGTATTTATGAGCAATCTGGTTCCGTCTTCAGATCCGTCATCTCCATCCGGAAAGCCATCGAATACGCGCAAACCAGAGAGGATTCCAGAAAATACGAATTGCATCTGGCTTATATCTTAAGAGGGAATCCTCCCGGAAAGATCCAAGAATCGGAAGACATGATCCAGAGCATCCTAAAAGAGGATCCTAAAAATCATTATGCATATTATCTTTTAGGGATCGTTCTTCTACAGTCCGAGAAATTGCAAGAAAGTAGAAAGGCGTTTAGCGAAGCGATCGAACTGGAACCTAAATCAGCGGTGTACTATTTCTATAGAGCGACTTCTCTCGAGAAACTAGGGAAGCTCAAGGAAATGGAGCTAGACTTGCGTAAATCCATGGAACTAGATCCGGATAATCCGATCGCATATAATTATCTAGGATATCATTATTCAGAGAAGGGGATCCAACTGGACGAGGCCTTGGAGTTGATCCATAAAGCGGTAGAACTTGCTCCGGATAACGAAGCCTACCAAGACAGTTTAGGTTGGATCTATTATAAGAAGGGAAGGATAGAAGAAGCACTTTTGCATTTGAATCTTGCCTACCAGATCTTGCAGGATAAAAACGATTTCGACCCGACGATCTGCGAGCATCTAGGAGATGCGTATTTTGAACGAAAGGATCTTGCGGAGACAAAAAGATTCTGGGAAAAATCGGAATCTCTTTACCAAAAGAAAGAAGACAAAGAGAGAATTCGGGAAAAATTGGGAAGGCTAAGAACGAATTCACTATCGACTAAGCCTTGATCGATCTATAAGAAGGATCTGTTTTGATAACAAACCATTTGTCGCAATTTAAGATTATTACTCTTTCCGTATTTCTATCGATCACTTTAGGAAGCTGTGCTACTACTGAGATCGAAGAGATCCCTTTTCAGTCAAAAGGGAAGATCAAATTTTGGAGTGCTAAATCCAAAGAAGGACAGAAGTATTTAGAAGGACTTCGTAAATTAGAAGAAACGAATACTTCGTATTCCGGTGAGTTCGATATCCGGATCCAAAACTTCTTTCCGAAGAAGGATCTTTTTTCCTTAAGTGGAAAGATCCTATTCGATAAGCCAACCGGAAAGATGCAGATCGAACTTACGGACAAACTGTTCGGGATCAGTGTTTCCAAGGTCTTTACTGATGGAAAGTCGATCCGACTCAAGACCGCAAGTGTGGATCGGATCCATGAACAACCGATGGACGATATCGTTCTCTCCGATCCAAATACAGGAAAGCAGACGGTAGTTCCTTTTCCTGTGATCTATTATCTTCTTTCCAATCGGAACGCGCAACTTTTTAGACCGGAATGGACATTCGTGCAACCGAATGATGGGATCGTATTCGTTCGCAAACCGGGAGAAGAATGGACCTATTATACAAAGGAGAAGGGCATCTACTCCGTGGAATGGGATTCTTCCGGCAAGAATGTAAAGGCGGTTACGAATGTACAGGGAGAGTTGGAGTTCCCACCAAAGGTAACTGTGACTCGGATCGTGTCCAGAGTGGACGGATCGGATCAGAATCGGATCGAGATCAAAATGAAGAAAATAAACCGCACGGATAGTCTGAACCAAGTAGTCTTCGGATTTTAAATAAGCAGGAAATATAAAATGATAGAGATAGAAAAAAACGGACATATACTCGAACTTTATATCAAGACGAACGAGACCAACTCTCTCGGTAGAGAATTCTTTCATAAGTTAAGAGATATCATGGACGAGGCAGAGAAGGACAGGAGCGTAAAAGCGATCCTTCTCTCCGGAAGAAACGACAAATTCTTTTCAAACGGATTCAATCCTGAGATCTTCGTGGGCAAGAGCTTAGCGGAGATCAAGGATGTTTTGCATGACGCACTTGGGGCTTGCGGAAAAGTCCTATTCTCCAGCAAACCGGTCGTATGCGCCATGAACGGGCATTCAATGGGTGTAGGCGCAGTGCTTGCGATCTTTTCCGATTATAGGATCCTTGTGGAAAAGAAAGGACGTTTAGGATTTCCCGAATCTCTGATCGGGATCAATTTCCCTTCTACCGCAGGCTATATCCTGAAAGAACTCGTAGGGATCAAGACCGCTAGGGATCTTTTGTACAGTGGCAAAGGACTGAAAGCGGACGAAGCGGTCGAAGTGGGATTGGTCGAAGAGAGCGCGACTCCGGAAGAGCTTATTCCCAAGGCCAGAAAATGGTGCGCACAATTCAAGGACATGGCCATCGAATCTGTGGTTGGGGTCAAGATCTCCCTAAGGGACTCCCAACGGTTAGTTGCAGACTCATTAGAGAAACGTGATATTGAACTTCTCGCAGCCGCGATCGCGACTGCAAACGGTCAGGAAGGAATGAGATCCATCCTAGAAAAAAGACGTCCGGTCTTTAGTTAAGAATGAAATAGCTTGCCCGGATTTAGAACTTCCTTCTGGTCCAAGACCTTCTTAAGTCCGTTCAAGCCTGCCACTCCAGTCTTGCCTAAGGCATTCTGGTACCAAGACTTATGATCGAATCCGACTCCGTGATGGTGACTGATCGGAGCCTTATGGTTCGCAAATGTATCGGAGACCTTTTTCTTCATCTTGAGCCACTGCTCTTCCGGCTTCTTCTCATCCATAGGGAATAGGATCGTATAATACAAACAAGCTCCGTCGTGATAACTGTGAGAAAGATGGCACATCGCTTTCGAGCCAGGAATAGAAGCCTCTAATGCCTCTAGTCCGGCTTGGTGCAGGTCTTCCAATCGATCGTATGTGGTAGAAGTTTCCATCGTATCCACACCCATTCCGAATTGCATGATATGATTTCTTAAGTACGGCATATTGAATCTGCCGTGGATCCAATTCTGTCCTAGTTTCTCTCCGGCATACAATGCCCCGGCTTTTTGCCAAAGTGGCTTAAGCGCTTCGAAGGAACGGGCCACATCTAAGCGAGAACCGTCCAGTCCGACTAAGACTACGCATTTTTTTCCTTCTTCGAGTCCTTTTAATTTTAAGACTGCGTTTTGGATGAGATTCTTCAGGATACGGATCGGCGTATTCTTCTTACCTAATTGGCCTAGATACTCGTAGAGCCTGGTCTCATTCGCGTCCGAAAGTCGAAGCATAGATGTCTTGATCTCAGCATGATTCGCTTTTCGGATGAAGTTTAAAGAAGAACGTATTTCCGGAAATACCAAACCGAAGTATTTGCGTGTCTCAGGGATCTTATGAAGCTTGACTGTGACTTCCGTAATGATCCCGAGTAAGCCTTCGCTTCCTGCAATGATCTGATTCCAGTCCGGGCCAATGGATGCGGCAGGGGCTCTCAGGGTTTCCACTACTCCGGAAGGACTGATTAGTTTTGCAGAAGCGATAATTTCTTCGATCTTTCCGTAGCGATTGGATTGTTGTCCGGCACTTCTTGCGGCTACCCAACCGCCCAATGTGGAATATTCGAAGGACTGAGGAAAATGTCCTAGGGTGTATCGTTTTAGGTTGAGTTCATGTTCCAGTTTAGGTCCGTAAATTCCGGCTTGGATCGTAGCGGTTAGGCTGATCGGATCTATACTTAGGATCTCCGCCATTCTAGTAGTATCCAAAGAAAGAACCGCTTTCTGGCCTTTTCCCTTGATGACCTCGAGACCGCCTACTACAGAAGATCCGCCGCCGAATGGAATGATGCTGATCTTGTTTTTAGAACAATATTCTAAAATTTTAATGATTTCCGAATCTTTTTGCGGATATACCACCGCGTCCACGAAGGACTTGAGTTTGTTCGTATGAAGCCTGAGAACATCATAATAACTTCTTCCTGCGGAGTGAAATACTCTCTCGAAACGATCCACTTTCAGATTGTTCTTCCCCACAAAGGAAGAGAGGTTCTTTAGATCGGCAGGGCTCAATTTGGATTTGGGTAAATGAATATCCTCTAAGGCAACTGCGGGAGTCTCTCGGATCGTATCCAATTGGAATTCCCTTTTTAGAAGCTCCAAGATCTGAGGCATCTGTGCCTTTCTTCCAAAATCCTGGTCGTTTGCTCCCCAAGCATTCCATCTTAGATTCGTTCTGGTATAATCGATCTTGGAATTCAGCTCGTGATAAAACATGGATGGTCTCCGAAAACTTAGAAGTGACTCCAATAAATACGAATCTTTCCTGGGAGCAACGTAAAAACGGGATCTAGGAGTTGGAAGAGTCTAACTTCTTCTTGAGCTCCGCGATCTTAGGATCACCCGGAGAGAGTAGGGAAGCTTCTTCCAGTAATTTTTTCGATCGGAAAAAATTGCCTAGTAAACGATAGATATCCGCTAGATTGATCAGGTTCTTGATATGGTTGGGTTGTCTGACTCGAAGCTTTTCCCCAAGCTCCGAAGCGGATCTTAATAGTTCCAAGTTCCTGGAACTAACATAGGCTTTTTTCCAAAGAATAGAAGTGATGAATAGGAACTCTGTTTCGGAAGGATCCCAGTCCAGGACCTTCTCCGCCCAGGAAGCGGATTCCTTGAATTTCGAGATCTTATCATACCATTTGGAAAGAAGCTTTGCAGCCTGGGGAGATTGTACTAAACCCTTGGATTGGTTTTGAGTGACGCTTTTCTCTAAGATACGGATCGCCCCTAAAAAATCCCCTTTTTGAGCCAGGGAATCCGCTTCAAAAATGGAATTCTTGTCTTCCATGAACGGATTGCGAGAAGGAACATAAGAAATAGATAATATACTTAGATCGTCGGAGAGTTTTCCTTTTCGGACCAGTGATTTGCGGATCGTCTTGATGTCTCCCCCGCTTTCTTCCACGGAATTCAAGAACTCGGTCTCATCCTCGTTGATGATCCTTTTTCCGGAGAAGTCCTCTTCTAATACTAGATCGTCCCTTCCGTCCGAACCGCAGAATACGGTATCTCCCGGCATGAGCCGGAATGTCTGGACCTGGATCTTATTTCCGAACATATCGGAGATCCCGAGTTTTCGGATATTCGATTCTAATCCTAAGAAGGTCGCCTTCCCGTCCCGATATAGGACTGGCCAAGGATGTTCTGCATTAATATAATATAATGTTCCGGAAGAATGGTCCACGATCCCGAGAATGGCGGATACGAGCATAAATCCGTCAAAAGTCTCGAATACATTTTGTAGATCCATAAATGCTTCTTTGAGCCAGCGCTCCGGAGAGCGGTTTTGGATATCCGGCGATAGCCTGGTCCTACTGATAATGGAATTGAATACGGAGCCCAGGACCAAGGCGCCTCCTGCACCCTGGATGGATTTGCCCATGGCATCTCCGTTAATGAATGCGGTGTATTCCTTCTCTTGGAGTTGGATCTTGTACGCGCTTAAGAAATCCCCTCCTAACTCGTAGTCCTTATCTTTAAATGAGAATTTCTTGTATTGATCCAGTAAGAATTCCACTTTTACGGAAGAGCTTCCTGTCTGGTCCAATTTAATA encodes the following:
- a CDS encoding tetratricopeptide repeat protein; this translates as MKHASIIPILLVSTLSIGPLFASPLDPGSILVCRDMDSNGKARSVWPAFFYSLGLESMNKARLSEGRERAELIAESIRNYEKYLKCSESLGVPVSAVSRWNKALAHYYIGQWKDAILESELAEKADPNFKESYVLKGTILLNGGEYDKAASYLEANLSKFSDDPDIYYLLSSAELALKNDAKSILYLSSLRDLIKQKDSNPKYPEFVYLSLGKTYFNLGQNTKALFYISGYLEMRPENWEVRFLLARIFDQLGKFAQAKRQLQRILQEIQGNSSVELMLGEMYFIESRSMATGYFDELKKKGKLFKDGVLFGLYSVLNSNYTEARRILFPMKEKSPRRLSVRLGILEILKRDPNISKKEYTKELVEVAEIALQSQLLNLSETLLLEAIQITAKEGKDKALLAEEYDFLASIYEQSGSVFRSVISIRKAIEYAQTREDSRKYELHLAYILRGNPPGKIQESEDMIQSILKEDPKNHYAYYLLGIVLLQSEKLQESRKAFSEAIELEPKSAVYYFYRATSLEKLGKLKEMELDLRKSMELDPDNPIAYNYLGYHYSEKGIQLDEALELIHKAVELAPDNEAYQDSLGWIYYKKGRIEEALLHLNLAYQILQDKNDFDPTICEHLGDAYFERKDLAETKRFWEKSESLYQKKEDKERIREKLGRLRTNSLSTKP
- a CDS encoding FAD-binding oxidoreductase — encoded protein: MFYHELNSKIDYTRTNLRWNAWGANDQDFGRKAQMPQILELLKREFQLDTIRETPAVALEDIHLPKSKLSPADLKNLSSFVGKNNLKVDRFERVFHSAGRSYYDVLRLHTNKLKSFVDAVVYPQKDSEIIKILEYCSKNKISIIPFGGGSSVVGGLEVIKGKGQKAVLSLDTTRMAEILSIDPISLTATIQAGIYGPKLEHELNLKRYTLGHFPQSFEYSTLGGWVAARSAGQQSNRYGKIEEIIASAKLISPSGVVETLRAPAASIGPDWNQIIAGSEGLLGIITEVTVKLHKIPETRKYFGLVFPEIRSSLNFIRKANHAEIKTSMLRLSDANETRLYEYLGQLGKKNTPIRILKNLIQNAVLKLKGLEEGKKCVVLVGLDGSRLDVARSFEALKPLWQKAGALYAGEKLGQNWIHGRFNMPYLRNHIMQFGMGVDTMETSTTYDRLEDLHQAGLEALEASIPGSKAMCHLSHSYHDGACLYYTILFPMDEKKPEEQWLKMKKKVSDTFANHKAPISHHHGVGFDHKSWYQNALGKTGVAGLNGLKKVLDQKEVLNPGKLFHS
- a CDS encoding enoyl-CoA hydratase/isomerase family protein, coding for MIEIEKNGHILELYIKTNETNSLGREFFHKLRDIMDEAEKDRSVKAILLSGRNDKFFSNGFNPEIFVGKSLAEIKDVLHDALGACGKVLFSSKPVVCAMNGHSMGVGAVLAIFSDYRILVEKKGRLGFPESLIGINFPSTAGYILKELVGIKTARDLLYSGKGLKADEAVEVGLVEESATPEELIPKARKWCAQFKDMAIESVVGVKISLRDSQRLVADSLEKRDIELLAAAIATANGQEGMRSILEKRRPVFS
- a CDS encoding PP2C family protein-serine/threonine phosphatase; protein product: MSFAPSLTDRLRSKWNLFLSIFQADLDRASFQKEYIQDLQRQARSLQYPGAILGIFVWLGFAFGTDQKLHPEFPELFYFRIGFSILSLVSVGLFLLDTFFKIPTRKYGLEFAYLFLGYLVLCTSFFTGRIADDPNYVSGLQIALITMVFVPLPLRSYYILLIFSLIAFIGSALFYAPNLSTVQASYSMQNLGIAYLLTFVFSVILERYRFVSFVSRFKILESNKEISEKMLQIQSLKEKQDGDYFLTALLLSPLIKLDQTGSSSVKVEFLLDQYKKFSFKDKDYELGGDFLSAYKIQLQEKEYTAFINGDAMGKSIQGAGGALVLGSVFNSIISRTRLSPDIQNRSPERWLKEAFMDLQNVFETFDGFMLVSAILGIVDHSSGTLYYINAEHPWPVLYRDGKATFLGLESNIRKLGISDMFGNKIQVQTFRLMPGDTVFCGSDGRDDLVLEEDFSGKRIINEDETEFLNSVEESGGDIKTIRKSLVRKGKLSDDLSILSISYVPSRNPFMEDKNSIFEADSLAQKGDFLGAIRILEKSVTQNQSKGLVQSPQAAKLLSKWYDKISKFKESASWAEKVLDWDPSETEFLFITSILWKKAYVSSRNLELLRSASELGEKLRVRQPNHIKNLINLADIYRLLGNFFRSKKLLEEASLLSPGDPKIAELKKKLDSSNS
- a CDS encoding deoxyguanosinetriphosphate triphosphohydrolase; translation: MIQAENSLLASYAVRQDETGARVYPEEEHPYRIPLQRDRDRVVHSSAFKRLQYKTQVFVYSVGENYRNRLTHTLEVAGISRTMATALGLNSLLAETIALAHDLGHTPFGHAGQDMLSDLMKDFGGFEHNKQSLRIVTILETRYPSFPGLNLCEETIKGMMKHGAEYSGSNLGQKRKEEGPTLEAQCADVADEIAYTSHDIDDGLEMGYLKLGELKDLSLWSDAVRKIKEEYPDLSEKVFIRSVIRELTNGMVSNMIRTIESRIHDWKISTREDLNLHYQEGKRIATYEPEYGEKVRELKSFLYKTLYRHPSVVVTSDRGRDIIESLFFHFRKQPESIPETYRQRIGSEGLERCVCDFVAGMTDRYAEEIAHSIGFKTQIH
- a CDS encoding DedA family protein; protein product: MDLVNIADLVNFFSKFGHEFAYLAVFFTLLLCGFGLPIPEDISLVSGGVLAGLGYANEHVMFAVGMAGVLAGDGSVFLLGRIFGEKVLKLPFVAKYLTPERFSKVQERFSQYGNWVVFMARFMPGLRMPIYLTAGTSDRISFFRFLLLDAFAAAISVPIWVYLGNYGARNLDQLRTWVHQGQITVFVLLGALAIALVAFVYLRKKRSKNS
- a CDS encoding cysteine desulfurase family protein, whose product is MKRIKYFDYNATHPPLPGLLTKVFSEYEEDFFNPSGPTRFSLARQGRIEEARKSLSSLTGCDPKGFVFVSSGTEANYSLAYFIKTIHPEIVYLSPFEHSSMYSAFESAKIPVQVLQTDKSGLISLTQLDSFLQEAPGPVCIIHAGNETGVLQPIEKISELCAKYKVPFFSDIIQSFGKIRVPFSLLDGFTFSGHKIGAGLGSSVLWFRPKFLKEGGLFQGGNQENGHRAGTENSPAILALSEAARIQFQEMDKKDLRLQKFQEKIENCLNSLGAKIVAESSPRLHSTTFALLPFDDLDFFMMGMEEKGFALSTGSSCKSRSREAAPSLLAMGYTKEEALRAIRISTGLFTTEEEVDDLILALTEVIRSIQ